A region of uncultured Desulfobacter sp. DNA encodes the following proteins:
- a CDS encoding FadR/GntR family transcriptional regulator, with the protein MVRQIYKPMTQDTPPMTFKPIKPKKISSQIAQQIRESILRGEFSPGDKLPPERKLTQMFGVSRPSVREALNMLASSGLVMSYQGGGTVVQSLIDADQDNALSELIRTQRERALEVIEVRKGIEALTAYYAAERATPEDIDRMEEILCRMDVQLKDKKPLEDLDAKLHLQIARATHNVIWLHLMQGIFDAMKDFQRGVWRNVYALGDDTRLLFDHHRRIVAAIRDHNANAARTAMAEHLTFSEKRCAHYITQEATRDNGSNNR; encoded by the coding sequence ATGGTAAGACAAATTTATAAACCCATGACCCAGGATACACCGCCCATGACATTCAAACCCATCAAACCGAAAAAAATTTCATCCCAGATTGCGCAGCAGATTCGTGAATCCATCCTTCGTGGTGAGTTTTCACCCGGAGACAAGCTGCCTCCGGAACGGAAACTGACCCAGATGTTCGGTGTTTCAAGGCCGTCCGTACGCGAAGCCCTGAACATGCTGGCTTCTTCGGGACTGGTGATGTCATATCAGGGGGGCGGCACGGTGGTGCAGTCGTTAATTGATGCCGATCAGGACAATGCCTTGAGTGAACTTATCCGCACCCAGAGGGAACGCGCGTTAGAGGTGATCGAAGTGCGCAAGGGCATAGAGGCTTTAACAGCCTATTATGCGGCAGAACGGGCCACACCAGAAGATATCGATCGAATGGAAGAGATCCTTTGCCGGATGGACGTCCAGCTCAAAGACAAAAAACCCCTTGAGGATCTGGATGCCAAGCTGCACCTTCAGATTGCCCGGGCCACCCACAACGTGATCTGGCTGCATCTCATGCAGGGGATTTTTGATGCCATGAAGGATTTCCAGCGCGGTGTCTGGCGCAATGTTTACGCCCTGGGCGATGATACCAGACTCTTATTTGATCATCACAGACGTATTGTCGCGGCCATTCGGGATCACAATGCCAATGCAGCCCGCACGGCCATGGCGGAGCACCTGACTTTTTCCGAAAAGCGGTGCGCCCATTATATTACCCAGGAAGCGACCCGGGATAATGGTTCAAACAATAGATAA
- a CDS encoding lactate utilization protein codes for MYDHFKSKAEGVSAEVFRFPGRGAAMDFIMGVIKQEQVSDTPGHYAVVAECPFFENVDKEVLNQIPGLFFDISRERAGNASIGISQVDWALADTGTLVQDATSIDKRLVSTLPEIHIALIGSNNLLPNMASLMEKLNPQQMNYIAMMTGPSRTADIERVLTIGVHGPKRLIIVLVDDLGGCN; via the coding sequence ATGTACGATCACTTCAAGTCCAAGGCGGAAGGTGTGAGCGCGGAGGTGTTCCGCTTTCCCGGCCGGGGTGCTGCCATGGATTTTATTATGGGTGTCATAAAACAGGAGCAGGTCAGTGACACACCCGGACATTATGCGGTGGTGGCGGAGTGTCCTTTTTTTGAAAATGTGGATAAAGAGGTATTGAATCAGATCCCAGGACTCTTTTTTGACATCAGCCGGGAACGGGCCGGCAACGCCAGCATTGGTATCAGCCAGGTTGATTGGGCCCTGGCTGATACCGGCACACTGGTACAGGATGCCACATCCATTGATAAACGGCTGGTCTCTACTCTGCCTGAAATTCATATCGCATTGATTGGCTCAAACAACCTGCTTCCGAATATGGCTTCCTTAATGGAAAAACTGAACCCGCAACAGATGAATTATATTGCCATGATGACCGGCCCCAGCCGCACGGCTGACATCGAACGGGTTCTGACCATCGGCGTCCACGGCCCCAAACGGCTGATTATTGTTCTGGTAGACGATCTGGGAGGGTGTAACTGA
- a CDS encoding L-lactate dehydrogenase (quinone) large subunit LdhH, whose translation MEQKFKQSIDRAINDANLTGALGKFSEDYKVNRARAYEGIDFEDLRSTIAQRKAYAAQHLDELCAMFKENAENAGAKVFLAKTPAHVRDYILKVARENNVKTVVKSKSMATEEIHLNAHLEKAGISVGETDLGEWIIQLAGQRPSHMVMPAIHLTREEVADIFSKEVDERLSTDIPRLVAVARNELRAKFLKADMGISGANMAVAETGTLTIVTNEGNARLVTSLPRIHVAVVGVEKIVEKLADIVPILRALPRSATAQQLTSYVTMITGRTPNEDGSMKDLHIVLMDNRRSEMAADPKFKQAMQCIRCASCLNVCPIFRLVGGHVFGKVYTGGIGTILTAWYDQFKSAEDIQGLCIQCGACKDVCPGKIDIPALIMEIRRRLVNDQGIPGVTKSIYKVVNNRRLFHSMLRTASLAGKPFTKGRFIRHLPFFLSDLTHDRSLPAIAAKPFRDVFKTIKQPDCREKVVFYAGCLIDFAYPEMGEAVVKILNKAGIEVLFPEKQTCCGAPARYNGAYEVAANNAEDNIEALLENSDARYVICACPTCTVALDREFIDTFESIGKHDKVAKAKQLAGKVIDFSTLVKKLVDEERLTLSAGEQLGKITYHDSCHLKRTLKAEQPPRQLLTQSGFALAEMFECDTCCGMGGSYSLKLPKISGSILTRKLTNIKNTGAGAVAMDCPGCVMQIRGGLDQDGADIKVYHTAELIAGQLKD comes from the coding sequence ATGGAACAAAAATTCAAACAATCCATAGACCGCGCCATAAACGACGCGAACCTGACCGGAGCCCTGGGCAAATTTTCAGAAGATTATAAGGTCAATCGAGCCAGGGCCTATGAGGGCATTGATTTCGAAGACCTTCGCAGCACCATTGCCCAACGGAAAGCCTATGCTGCCCAGCACCTGGACGAACTGTGCGCTATGTTCAAGGAAAATGCCGAAAATGCGGGGGCCAAGGTTTTTCTGGCCAAAACGCCGGCCCATGTGCGCGATTATATCCTCAAGGTTGCCAGGGAAAATAACGTCAAAACCGTTGTCAAATCCAAATCCATGGCCACGGAAGAGATCCACCTGAACGCGCACCTGGAAAAGGCAGGAATCAGCGTGGGCGAAACCGATCTGGGCGAATGGATCATCCAGCTGGCCGGACAAAGGCCCTCGCACATGGTCATGCCGGCTATTCACCTGACCCGTGAAGAGGTGGCGGATATCTTCAGCAAGGAAGTTGATGAACGGCTTTCCACGGACATTCCCCGCCTGGTTGCCGTGGCCCGAAATGAGCTGCGCGCCAAATTCCTCAAGGCCGACATGGGCATTTCCGGCGCCAACATGGCCGTGGCCGAAACCGGTACGCTGACCATCGTCACCAACGAGGGCAATGCCCGGCTGGTCACCTCGCTGCCCAGAATTCATGTGGCTGTGGTGGGTGTTGAAAAAATCGTGGAGAAACTTGCCGACATCGTTCCAATTCTGCGGGCCCTGCCCCGAAGTGCCACCGCACAACAGCTCACCAGCTATGTGACCATGATCACCGGCCGGACACCCAATGAAGACGGCTCCATGAAAGACCTTCATATTGTGCTCATGGACAACCGCCGGTCCGAGATGGCTGCCGATCCCAAATTCAAGCAGGCCATGCAGTGCATCCGTTGCGCCTCTTGTCTGAATGTCTGCCCGATTTTCCGTCTTGTTGGAGGGCATGTGTTCGGCAAGGTCTACACGGGCGGTATCGGAACCATCCTGACAGCCTGGTATGATCAGTTCAAAAGTGCCGAAGATATCCAGGGGCTGTGTATCCAGTGCGGTGCGTGTAAGGACGTCTGTCCGGGCAAGATAGACATTCCCGCATTGATCATGGAGATTCGCAGGCGCCTGGTCAACGATCAGGGCATCCCCGGGGTGACAAAATCCATCTACAAAGTGGTGAATAACCGCCGTCTGTTCCACAGTATGCTGCGCACGGCGTCATTGGCCGGAAAGCCCTTCACCAAAGGCAGATTTATCCGTCATCTGCCTTTTTTTCTCTCCGATCTCACCCATGACCGAAGCCTGCCTGCCATTGCGGCCAAGCCGTTCCGCGATGTATTCAAGACCATCAAGCAGCCTGACTGCCGGGAAAAAGTTGTATTTTACGCCGGATGCCTGATTGATTTTGCCTACCCTGAAATGGGGGAAGCCGTGGTCAAAATCCTGAATAAGGCAGGCATTGAGGTGCTTTTTCCGGAAAAGCAGACCTGCTGTGGTGCGCCTGCCCGTTACAACGGGGCTTACGAGGTTGCGGCCAACAATGCCGAGGATAATATAGAGGCCCTTCTTGAAAACAGTGATGCAAGGTATGTGATCTGTGCCTGTCCCACCTGCACGGTGGCCCTGGACCGGGAGTTTATTGACACCTTTGAATCCATCGGCAAACATGACAAGGTCGCCAAAGCAAAACAACTTGCCGGTAAAGTCATTGATTTTTCAACCCTGGTGAAAAAGCTGGTTGATGAAGAACGCCTGACCTTGAGCGCGGGTGAGCAGTTGGGTAAAATCACCTATCATGATTCCTGTCACCTCAAACGCACCCTGAAAGCAGAGCAACCCCCGCGTCAACTGCTGACCCAAAGCGGTTTTGCGCTGGCAGAGATGTTTGAGTGTGACACCTGCTGCGGCATGGGCGGGTCCTATTCCCTGAAACTACCCAAAATTTCAGGCTCAATTCTTACCCGCAAGCTCACCAACATTAAAAACACCGGCGCCGGCGCGGTGGCCATGGATTGCCCCGGCTGTGTCATGCAGATCAGGGGAGGATTGGATCAGGATGGTGCTGATATCAAAGTGTATCATACGGCGGAACTGATTGCCGGGCAACTCAAAGACTAA
- a CDS encoding PilZ domain-containing protein, which translates to MDRYSEKRKYMRMECNNPAYVYRYEDQGSYYDAGMYNYSSGGNYLISDEKMDIGQQVYIRIKNYDKASKGVEKYENYTGYVKWSTELGTSHPRGQYGYGIEYAEPVYY; encoded by the coding sequence ATGGATCGTTATTCTGAAAAACGCAAATATATGCGCATGGAATGTAACAACCCGGCCTATGTTTACAGATACGAAGACCAGGGTAGTTACTACGATGCAGGCATGTACAATTACAGCAGCGGAGGTAATTACCTGATCTCGGACGAAAAAATGGACATCGGCCAGCAGGTTTATATCAGGATTAAAAATTACGACAAGGCCTCAAAAGGCGTTGAGAAATACGAAAACTATACCGGTTATGTGAAATGGTCCACGGAGCTGGGCACCTCACACCCGAGAGGCCAGTACGGGTACGGCATTGAATATGCCGAGCCCGTATATTATTAG
- a CDS encoding permease has protein sequence MSKELNTDPFPIIQNTDQRKAAQTSLLAEFGTYFQLFFLAGAGWGAVVYGKTEEFKTFSIIFSAIILEAFPFMLMGALLGGFVDVFLSREQLVRILPQNPIKAIILAAFMGICFPVCECAIVPVVRKFLQKGMPLGAAVAFLLGGPIVNPLVFSSTFVAYSFSWDVPVLRTLIGASIAVGIGILINMFISESRGVLPGKGHDHHCGSCGCGHDHEILAKQPFVKKIASAFSHAALDFYDIGRFLVIGAFIAAVLQTVISRQAFFSMDTGAYASVGVMMILAFVLNLCSEADAFIAASLAPVGVPFSAQMAFMVLGPMLDIKLIIMYLGVFTKKMIFTLCFTIVFFVLFAMVVLQFALTTGAWTGVGP, from the coding sequence ATGTCTAAAGAATTAAATACCGATCCTTTCCCGATTATACAAAATACGGATCAACGGAAAGCAGCACAAACTTCTTTATTGGCTGAATTCGGAACATACTTTCAGCTGTTTTTTCTGGCAGGGGCCGGCTGGGGCGCTGTGGTCTACGGTAAAACCGAAGAATTTAAAACGTTTTCCATTATTTTTTCCGCCATTATTCTGGAAGCCTTTCCCTTTATGCTCATGGGTGCCTTGCTGGGCGGATTTGTGGACGTGTTTCTGTCAAGGGAGCAACTGGTTCGGATACTGCCCCAAAACCCCATAAAAGCCATTATTTTGGCGGCATTTATGGGAATTTGTTTTCCTGTATGTGAATGCGCCATCGTTCCTGTTGTCAGAAAATTTCTTCAAAAGGGTATGCCCTTGGGTGCTGCTGTCGCGTTTCTTCTTGGCGGGCCCATTGTTAACCCCCTGGTATTTTCCTCTACTTTTGTGGCGTACTCCTTTTCCTGGGATGTGCCTGTATTACGCACACTGATCGGTGCGTCCATTGCTGTTGGCATCGGCATATTGATCAACATGTTTATCAGTGAATCCCGGGGTGTTCTGCCCGGCAAAGGCCATGACCATCATTGCGGCTCCTGTGGTTGCGGACATGATCACGAAATTTTGGCAAAACAGCCTTTTGTAAAAAAAATAGCCTCGGCATTTTCCCATGCCGCCCTGGATTTTTATGACATCGGCCGATTCCTTGTTATCGGGGCATTTATCGCAGCGGTGCTTCAGACCGTAATTTCCCGGCAGGCTTTTTTTTCCATGGACACAGGCGCTTATGCATCCGTGGGAGTGATGATGATTTTAGCCTTTGTTTTAAATCTGTGCAGCGAGGCAGATGCCTTTATTGCCGCGTCCCTGGCACCTGTCGGAGTGCCTTTTTCAGCCCAGATGGCGTTTATGGTTTTGGGCCCCATGCTCGATATTAAGCTGATCATCATGTATCTGGGTGTGTTCACGAAAAAAATGATTTTTACCCTTTGTTTTACCATTGTTTTTTTTGTACTTTTTGCCATGGTGGTCCTGCAGTTTGCATTAACAACGGGTGCCTGGACAGGGGTCGGACCGTGA